The Geomonas agri genome contains the following window.
CCGCTCTCCTCGCACATTCCGTTGACTTCTTTCAGCAAATCAGCCATATCAACAGCACGCCCCTTTCTCGGAGTTGTACCTAACAATCATCAGGATGAAACCATGACCACTCAATCGCCGACCGACCCGCTCCACGGCGTCACTTTGAAGATGATTCTCACCGAATTGGTGGAGCAACTCGGCTGGGAGGAACTGGGAAGGCGGATCGACATCCGCTGTTTTACCCACACCCCCAGCATTTCCTCCAGCCTCAAGTTCCTAAGAAGGACCCCCTGGGCCAG
Protein-coding sequences here:
- a CDS encoding VF530 family protein encodes the protein MTTQSPTDPLHGVTLKMILTELVEQLGWEELGRRIDIRCFTHTPSISSSLKFLRRTPWARDKVEEMYLRLKM